A window of the Vigna angularis cultivar LongXiaoDou No.4 chromosome 3, ASM1680809v1, whole genome shotgun sequence genome harbors these coding sequences:
- the LOC108324939 gene encoding probable L-cysteine desulfhydrase, chloroplastic: MASTEHQNGDAVSHPHKKLKPTNFITDAEIQSEFSHHDPAVARLNNGAFGCCPASVLAVQRDWQLKNLRQPDQFYFNHLKSGLLRSRTIIKDLVNAHHVDEISLVDNASTATAIVLQQAAWAFHEGTFQKGDVVLMLHYAYGAVKKAIEAYVVRAGGSVVVVPLRFPVTSNDEIVREFRKAIEKGKSRGNRIRLAVIDHVTSMPSVVIPVKELVTLCREEGVEQVFVDAAHAIGCTRVDMQEIGADFYTSNLHKWFFCPPSVAFLYARASPKSRDLHHPVVSHEYGNGLAVESSWTGNRDYSAQLVVPAVIDFVKRFEGGIEGMRKRNHDVVVEMGKMLVEAWGTHLGSPPDMSASMVMVGLPPCLGIMSDSHALKLRTRLRDEFGVEVPIYFAGGEEDATVTAYARISRQVYNKLEDYVKFKDAINQLVTDGFTCALLSD; encoded by the coding sequence ATGGCTTCCACCGAACACCAAAACGGCGACGCAGTTTCCCATCCCCACAAGAAGTTAAAGCCCACCAATTTCATCACCGACGCCGAGATCCAATCTGAATTCTCCCACCACGACCCCGCCGTGGCGCGCCTCAACAACGGCGCCTTCGGCTGCTGCCCGGCCTCCGTCCTCGCCGTGCAGCGCGACTGGCAGCTCAAGAACCTCCGCCAGCCGGACCAATTCTACTTCAACCACCTCAAGAGCGGCCTCCTCCGCTCCCGCACCATCATCAAGGACCTGGTCAACGCCCACCACGTGGACGAGATCTCCCTCGTCGACAACGCCTCCACCGCCACCGCCATCGTCCTCCAGCAGGCCGCCTGGGCCTTCCACGAGGGAACCTTCCAGAAGGGCGACGTCGTCCTCATGCTGCACTACGCCTACGGAGCCGTCAAGAAAGCCATCGAGGCCTACGTGGTACGTGCCGGCGGCTCCGTCGTCGTGGTCCCCCTCCGCTTCCCGGTAACCTCCAACGACGAAATCGTCCGCGAGTTTCGCAAGGCCATCGAGAAAGGAAAGTCCAGAGGTAACAGAATCCGCTTGGCGGTTATCGACCACGTGACTTCCATGCCCAGCGTGGTCATTCCGGTTAAGGAGTTAGTTACGCTCTGCAGGGAGGAGGGGGTGGAGCAGGTTTTCGTTGACGCGGCGCACGCGATTGGGTGCACGCGCGTGGATATGCAAGAGATTGGCGCGGATTTCTACACCAGCAATTTGCATAAGTGGTTCTTCTGCCCCCCTTCCGTGGCGTTCCTCTACGCACGTGCGTCGCCGAAGTCACGTGACCTGCACCACCCCGTTGTGTCTCACGAGTACGGGAATGGGTTAGCGGTGGAGAGTTCTTGGACCGGGAACCGGGACTACAGTGCGCAGTTGGTGGTTCCTGCGGTTATTGATTTCGTGAAGAGGTTCGAAGGAGGAATCGAAGGGATGAGAAAAAGGAACCATGATGTTGTGGTTGAGATGGGGAAGATGTTGGTGGAGGCTTGGGGAACCCATCTCGGGTCTCCTCCTGACATGAGTGCTAGCATGGTGATGGTAGGTTTGCCTCCATGTTTGGGGATTATGAGTGATTCTCACGCTCTCAAACTTAGGACTCGTTTGAGAGATGAGTTTGGGGTTGAAGTTCCCATTTATTTCGCTGGAGGAGAAGAAGACGCCACTGTTACTGCTTATGCTCGAATTTCTCGTCAGGTTTACAACAAACTTGAGGACTATGTTAAGTTTAAGGATGCAATTAATCAACTTGTCACCGATGGCTTCACCTGTGCTCTTCTTTCCGATTGA
- the LOC108326677 gene encoding uncharacterized protein LOC108326677: MAAMKLIAICQSGGKFLTEKDGCLSYKGGDAHAIDIDDEMKFDEFKVEVAEMFNIRTDCMSIKYFLPGNKKTLITVSNDKDLKRMIKFHGSSSTVDIYILFEEVVALEVSNMPGSRSSRTTLSETVAPAPLNACHSHIVDTVLDHDTNQIDTNMDMDMLPEISPSLPLQSSIEEKYAKGAQQWQNTITGVGQRFSSVHEFRESLRKYAIAHQFAFKYKKNDSHRVTVKCKADGCPWRIHASRLSTTQLICIKKMNSTHTCDGAFATTGHQATRSWVASIIKEKLKDFPDYKPKDIVNDIKQEYGIQLNYFQAWRGKEIAKEQLQGSYKEAYSQLPFFCEKLMEANPGSLAMCTTKEDSSFDRLFVSLHALLHGFQQGCRPLIFLDSIPLRSKYQGTLLAATSADADDGVYPVAFAIVDDAECDDSWHWFLLQLKSVLSTSCPITFVADREKGLKTSIAEIFEGSFHAYCLRYLSEQLFRDLKAQFSHEVKRLMIEDLYAAAYATKPEGFHNSMESIKKISEEAYNWIIQSEPQNWANSFFQGTRYNHMTSNFGELFYSWVSDADELPITQMVDVIRGKIMELIVARKTASEQWETRLSPSMENKLKKESQKNHSLSVLQSTCSTYEVCGDTTEVVDIDRWECSCKAWQLTGVPCCHAIAVIVGIGQSIYDYCSRYCTTESYRLTYSEIVHPISDVELSASKDSQLVVTVTPPPTKRPPGRPATKRFGPQEVVKRHLHCSRCKGLGHNKSTCKE; this comes from the exons ATGGCTGCCATGAAGCTCATTGCAATATGTCAGTCCGGAGGCAAGTTTTTGACTGAGAAAGACGGTTGTTTGTCATATAAAGGTGGTGATGCTCATGCTATAGACATTGATGATGAAATGAAGTTTGACGAGTTCAAGGTGGAAGTGGCCGAAATGTTTAATATTAGAACTGATTGCATGTCAATCAAGTATTTCCTACCTGGAAATAAGAAGACTCTCATTACTGTATCTAATGACAAGGATCTGAAGCGAATGATTAAATTTCATGGGAGTTCTTCTACTGTTGATAtttatatcctttttgaagAGGTAGTTGCCCTTGAGGTATCAAACATGCCTGGCAGTAG GTCAAGCAGAACAACCTTGTCTGAAACAGTAGCACCAGCACCACTCAATGCTTGTCATAGTCATATTGTTGATACTGTGCTTGATCATGATACCAATCAAATTGATACAAATATGGATATGGACATGCTACCGGAAATTTCTCCCTCTCTTCCTCTTCAATCCTCAATCGAAGAGAAGTATGCCAAGGGAGCACAGCAGTGGCAGAATACTATAACAGGGGTGGGTCAAAGGTTCAGTAGTGTACATGAATTTCGAGAATCCTTGCGTAAATATGCCATTGCTCATCAATTTGCtttcaaatataagaaaaatgatagTCATCGAGTAACTGTTAAATGCAAAGCAGATGGTTGTCCTTGGAGAATTCATGCATCAAGGTTGTCAACCACTCAGTTGATatgtataaagaaaatgaattcaACTCATACCTGTGATGGGGCTTTTGCAACAACAGGGCATCAAGCAACTAGAAGTTGGGTGGCCAGTATTATAAAGGAGAAGTTGAAAGATTTTCCGGATTACAAACCTAAGGACATTGTCAATGACATCAAACAGGAATATGGAATTCAACTGAACTATTTTCAAGCATGGCGTGGGAAAGAGATTGCTAAAGAGCAGCTTCAGGGTTCTTATAAAGAGGCATACAGTCAGTTACCTTTCTTCTGTGAAAAGTTAATGGAGGCTAATCCTGGTAGTCTTGCCATGTGCACAACAAAGGAAGACTCAAGCTTCGATCGTCTCTTTGTATCACTTCATGCTTTGTTGCATGGCTTCCAACAAGGTTGCCGACCACTGATTTTCCTTGATAGCATTCCATTGAGGTCAAAATACCAAGGAACACTGTTAGCAGCAACTTCTGCAGATGCTGATGATGGTGTGTATCCTGTTGCCTTTGCCATTGTTGATGATGCAGAATGTGATGATAGCTGGCATTGGTTCTTACTTCAACTCAAATCAGTGCTTTCAACATCTTGTCCCATAACATTTGTCGCTGACAGAGAGAAGGGGCTGAAAACTTCAATTGCAGAGATATTTGAAGGTTCATTTCATGCATACTGCCTGAGATACTTGAGTGAGCAACTTTTTAGAGACTTGAAAGCACAGTTTTCTCATGAGGTAAAGCGACTCATGATTGAGGATTTATATGCTGCTGCTTATGCCACCAAACCAGAAGGTTTTCACAACTCAATGGAGAGCATTAAAAAGATTTCTGAAGAAGCTTACAATTGGATTATTCAAAGTGAACCTCAGAACTGGGCAAATTCATTTTTTCAGGGTACTAGATATAATCACATGACATCCAACTTTGGGGAGCTCTTTTATAGTTGGGTATCTGATGCAGATGAATTGCCGATAACACAGATGGTCGATGTAATTAGGGGAAAGATTATGGAGTTGATAGTTGCCAGAAAGACTGCATCGGAACAATGGGAAACTAGGCTGAGTCCATCCATGGAAAATAAGCTTAAAAAAGAAAGTCAAAAAAATCATTCACTTTCAGTTCTGCAATCAACATGTAGCACCTATGAGGTATGTGGTGACACAACTGAGGTGGTTGATATTGACAGGTGGGAATGTAGTTGTAAAGCCTGGCAACTGACTGGTGTGCCATGTTGTCACGCCATTGCCGTAATTGTTGGCATTGGCCAAAGTATTTATGATTATTGCTCCAGATACTGTACAACTGAGAGCTACAGGTTGACGTATTCGGAGATTGTGCATCCAATTTCTGATGTGGAATTGTCTGCTTCAAAAGATTCTCAGCTTGTGGTAACAGTAACACCTCCTCCCACCAAAAGACCTCCTGGTCGACCAGCTACAAAGCGATTTGGACCTCAAGAAGTAGTCAAGCGCCATCTCCATTGCAGCCGATGCAAGGGACTTGGACATAACAAGTCTACTTGCAAGGAGTAA
- the LOC108325432 gene encoding uncharacterized protein LOC108325432 isoform X2 → MNLSPTKSTQPPLDTVLNPECAHCASKDSRLSHRLWIRGMSRRVCTSCVLLLHPSSFCPSCFQFFDHPLSNTSVPAHRFLSCTKCSSLTHLDCLPSPPPSSPFLCPPCSQPNFSFFPDSTSSLDKRRALIFLCACKIASAAASKSLALARTRVERSVREAALARKRARDSLDHCSILDKIKRLGLEGTLEVSNARNLGTHHNNVVCKKEELNSFTGQGGTGKPFRFIQGRRR, encoded by the exons ATGAACCTTTCTCCGACTAAATCCACTCAACCGCCTCTGGACACTGTCCTCAATCCTGAATGCGCCCACTGTGCCTCTAAGGACAGCCGTCTCTCCCACCGCCTCTGGATTCGGGGCATGAGCCGCCGCGTCTGCACCTCCTGCGTCCTCCTCCTCCACCCCTCCTCCTTCTGCCCCTCTTGCTTCCAATTCTTCGACCACCCTCTCTCTAATACCTCTGTCCCTGCTCACCGTTTCCTGTCCTGCACTAAATGCTCCTCACTCACTCACCTCGACTGTCTCCCTTCCCCTCCCCCTTCCTCCCCTTTCCTCTGTCCACCTTGCTCTCAACCAAACTTCTCTTTTTTTCCCGATTCCACCTCCTCCCTGGACAAACGCCGTGCTCTCATCTTCCTCTGCGCCTGTAAGATCGCCTCTGCCGCTGCCTCCAAGTCTCTCGCCCTTGCCCGGACTCGAGTTGAGCGAAGCGTCCGCGAGGCCGCCCTTGCAAGAAAGAGGGCTCGGGACTCTCTTGACCATTGCTCCATTCTTGACAAGATTAAGCGCCTCGGCCTCGAGGGCACCCTTGAGGTTTCTAATGCCAGGAATTTGGGAACACATCATAATAATGTTGTGTGTAAAAAAGAGGAGTTAAATAGTTTCACAGGACAGG GTGGCACTGGAAAACCATTCAGATTTATCCAAG GTAGAAGAAGGTAG
- the LOC108325432 gene encoding uncharacterized protein LOC108325432 isoform X1, which translates to MNLSPTKSTQPPLDTVLNPECAHCASKDSRLSHRLWIRGMSRRVCTSCVLLLHPSSFCPSCFQFFDHPLSNTSVPAHRFLSCTKCSSLTHLDCLPSPPPSSPFLCPPCSQPNFSFFPDSTSSLDKRRALIFLCACKIASAAASKSLALARTRVERSVREAALARKRARDSLDHCSILDKIKRLGLEGTLEVSNARNLGTHHNNVVCKKEELNSFTGQGGTGKPFRFIQGIIFSGLYS; encoded by the exons ATGAACCTTTCTCCGACTAAATCCACTCAACCGCCTCTGGACACTGTCCTCAATCCTGAATGCGCCCACTGTGCCTCTAAGGACAGCCGTCTCTCCCACCGCCTCTGGATTCGGGGCATGAGCCGCCGCGTCTGCACCTCCTGCGTCCTCCTCCTCCACCCCTCCTCCTTCTGCCCCTCTTGCTTCCAATTCTTCGACCACCCTCTCTCTAATACCTCTGTCCCTGCTCACCGTTTCCTGTCCTGCACTAAATGCTCCTCACTCACTCACCTCGACTGTCTCCCTTCCCCTCCCCCTTCCTCCCCTTTCCTCTGTCCACCTTGCTCTCAACCAAACTTCTCTTTTTTTCCCGATTCCACCTCCTCCCTGGACAAACGCCGTGCTCTCATCTTCCTCTGCGCCTGTAAGATCGCCTCTGCCGCTGCCTCCAAGTCTCTCGCCCTTGCCCGGACTCGAGTTGAGCGAAGCGTCCGCGAGGCCGCCCTTGCAAGAAAGAGGGCTCGGGACTCTCTTGACCATTGCTCCATTCTTGACAAGATTAAGCGCCTCGGCCTCGAGGGCACCCTTGAGGTTTCTAATGCCAGGAATTTGGGAACACATCATAATAATGTTGTGTGTAAAAAAGAGGAGTTAAATAGTTTCACAGGACAGG GTGGCACTGGAAAACCATTCAGATTTATCCAAGGTATTATTTTTTCAGGCTtgtattcttaa
- the LOC128195739 gene encoding uncharacterized protein LOC128195739 translates to MGEGGAATAVAEAQYSLVKTSVWWDIENCQVPKGCDPHAIAQNISSALVRMNYCGPVSISAYGDTTGITASVQHALSSTGISLNHVPAGVKDASDKKILVDMLFWAVDNPAPANYLLISGDRDFSNALHQLRLRRYNILLAQPKKASAPLVAAAKSVWLWTSLLAGGPPLTKGESLQLANNDIRSSSDSIQSTVHNAFQIPQYLESYSEVHTGNQKFPGTGRQLDSRHHGKTNGKNSSKPNGPKVLNPAPVGLQENYGYISSSRPGNYTHGVPPSGSTTNFAHNVPPSESTPNFTHNVPPSGSTPNFTCGNPDQMRGNNGTPPGNHQNPHSQALRSNYFPLQPPFAPSSSFFPNSQTFATSVVPTRTCGPSFSAAPLTKVPDVGNIYPSNAQDPHPVKHLNGDLKRSSCSISSNPIIKSIDEPHGHMIQNAQHLYSGHSHGPKHQPTSATVGNNNLPGNGMWGSPGFPKPSEYVQGLIGVVLLALNTLKTEKIMPTESNITDCIRCGDPKHRSTDVKKALESAVEQQMVVKQKVGALRLFVGKNDKVWKCVNTIGGNPKKHSKETWNEIKKFLSTSSGRLAIMSTQCKYEAGIVIKNMCLKNHALGDVLQILNIAITVKKWIVHQQLSWQPLKVTLTEVNSDSEVVGCQ, encoded by the exons ATGGGCGAAGGCGGAGCGGCGACGGCAGTTGCGGAGGCACAATACTCGTTGGTCAAGACTTCGGTTTGGTGGGACATAGAGAACTGTCAAGTGCCCAAAGGGTGCGATCCCCACGCCATCGCGCAGAATATAAGCTCCGCTCTCGTTCGGATGAATTATTGCGGCCCTGTTTCCATCTCTGCTTACGGTGACACCACTGGTATCACTGCCTCCGTCCAACATGCCCTCTCCAGCACCGGCATCTCCCTCAACCATGTCCCCGCCG GTGTTAAAGATGCAAGTGACAAAAAGATTCTTGTTGACATGTTATTCTGGGCTGTGGACAATCCTGCACCTGCTAATTACTTATTAATATCTGGTGATAGAGACTTTTCCAATGCTCTTCATCAGCTGCGGTTGAGGAGGTATAATATTCTTCTTGCACAGCCTAAGAAAGCTTCTGCACCCCTAGTAGCAGCTGCTAAGAGTGTGTGGCTTTGGACTAGTCTCTTGGCTGGAGGACCTCCCCTTACGAAGGGTGAATCACTACAACTTGCTAATAATGACATCCGATCCTCTTCTGACTCCATACAAAGTACAGTCCATAATGCCTTTCAGATACCGCAGTATCTGGAATCCTATTCAGAAGTTCATACTGGAAATCAGAAATTTCCTGGTACAGGAAGGCAACTTGATTCTAGACATCATGGGAAGACGAATGGGAAAAATTCAAGTAAACCAAATGGACCCAAGGTCTTGAATCCAGCTCCAGTTGGACTTCAAGAAAATTATGGCTATATAAGTTCTTCTCGACCTGGCAACTATACCCATGGTGTTCCCCCAAGTGGTTCTACTACAAATTTTGCCCATAATGTTCCCCCAAGTGAATCTACACCAAATTTTACCCATAATGTTCCCCCAAGTGGTTCTACTCCTAATTTTACTTGTGGCAATCCTGATCAAATGCGGGGCAATAATGGTACTCCACCAGGAAATCATCAAAATCCACATTCACAGGCATTAAGATCAAATTATTTTCCTTTGCAGCCTCCTTTTGCACCAAGCAGTTCATTTTTCCCAAATTCCCAAACTTTTGCAACTTCAGTAGTGCCAACTAGAACCTGTGGGCCCAGCTTTTCTGCAGCACCACTTACGAAGGTGCCAGATGTTGGTAATATTTATCCTAGTAACGCTCAGGATCCACACCCCGTTAAACATTTGAACGGGGACTTGAAACGGAGTTCTTGCAGTATTTCTTCAAATCCTATTATTAAATCGATTGATGAACCACATGGGCACATGATACAGAATGCACAACATTTGTATAGTGGCCATTCACATGGTCCAAAACACCAACCTACATCAGCAACTGTGGGTAATAATAATCTTCCTGGTAATGGTATGTGGGGATCTCCAGGATTTCCTAAACCTTCTGAATACGTCCAAGGTCTTATAGGGGTTGTTTTACTTGCCTTGAACACactaaaaactgaaaaaattatGCCAACTGAGTCAAATATAACGGATTGTATTCGATGTGGAGATCCCAAGCATCGCAGTACAGATGTCAAGAAGGCTCTGGAGAGTGCAGTTGAGCAGCAGATGGTGGTGAAGCAAAAAGTAGGTGCTTTGCGGTTGTTTGTTGGTAAGAATGATAAAGTTTGGAAGTGTGTAAACACTATAGGTGGTAATCCTAAGAAGCACTCAAAAGAGACGtggaatgaaattaaaaaatttctatcTACTTCTTCGGGAAGATTAGCAATAATGAGTACGCAGTGCAA GTACGAAGCAGGTATTGTGATTAAGAATATGTGCTTGAAAAATCATGCTTTGGGTGATGTCCTACAAATTTTGAACATAGCGATTACCGTTAAAAAATGGATTGTGCATCAACAATTGAGCTGGCAACCACTTAAAGTCACCCTTACTGAGGTCAATTCTGATTCAGAGGTCGTAGGATGCCAATAA